The Amphiura filiformis chromosome 6, Afil_fr2py, whole genome shotgun sequence genome segment ACCATGGAAACTACAATATATTATCTGCAACCGCTGATGATATATTGAGAGTGAAAAGAGCGAAAGTGTTGATTTTAGGCGCTGGAGCTGCTGGACTTTGGGCAGCTCAATGTTTTCTCAAAAAcggttttgatgattttttggtgTTAGAAGGCGCTACGCATCCAGGGGGTCGCGTGCATGATATTGAATTTGCTGGAGTACGCGTGGAAACAGGCGCAAATTGGGTTCACCCCGTGTGCCAACAATTATTAAATATCGTGAAAAATATAGGGTTAAAAACGCACGTAACAAACACAGATAGCATGGTTGCTAAAGAGAGTCATGAAAAAACAATTCCAACAGAACAATTGAAAGGGCGTGTGGGCACACTGACAAATGTAATGGACAAGGCTCTAGAATATGGAGCTAAGTTAATTGATGAAAGTAGACCCGATATTTCACAGAGAAAAGCCCTTACTATGAAAGGTTGGAATCCAGATAATAATTTGGACAAGGCATTAGAATGGTTTATGTGTGATTTTGAGTGGCATGATCCACCCGAAACAACTTCCCTTAAATCTACGGTCTCATTAGACAACACAGATGGGTGGTTTGTGTTGGATCAACGCGGATTCAAATCCATCTtctctgagataatcaattatcttaCTAAATCGTGTCGCTTGATTCTCAACAAACGCGTTCACACTATCGACCAATCAAATGGCAAGGAAGTTTACGTGACATGCGCAGATGGGTCGATATATTGTGCGGATTATGTGTTGAGCACGTTCAGTTTGGGAGTCCTACAACATAAATTAGTTGACTTTCTTCCATCACTTCCAGAATGGAAAACCAACGTTGTTGAGGCTAATCAAATGGGAATGTTCACAAAAGTGTTTGTAAAATTCCCGCAGAAATTTTGGGGTAATGAAGAATGGATTCTTCACGTGAGCGATCGTCGTGGATACTTCCCGTGTTTTcttaacctggaagccaaaggacTTTTACCAACAGGAACAAACGTACTTGTTGGTTTCTTGGTCGGCGATGAAGCGCAACGCGTGGAACAACAGTCCCTAGATGAGACCAAATCAGAAATCTGGTCCGTTATGAAGAAACTCTACTCAACCGCAGATGAGATCCTTCAACCCACGGAGGTGTACGTAACCAATTGGTCTAAAAATCAACTTCAAATGGGCGCATTTTCTGTGCGTCCTGTTGATTTAACTTCGGAGATGATGAAGCAGTTGCAAGCGTCCGTTGGTCGAGTTCATTTTGGTGGGGAAGCCACCGATGATTTGTACAGTGGGTATGTTGTAGGAGGCATGCGAAGCGGTGAACGTGAGTTCAATAAGATAATGCAGCGTATGGAGAACAAACATAGGCTTACCCCTAAACGTCCACCTGCTGAACTGATACGGTACAATTAATATAGCCAAATGGCGTGTTGGGACCAAGGATCGGAATGGAGGTACACCCCACTTGATACACGTAGTGAAGTCAGTTCGGAATGACGGAAATTGGCCTTGGCTGGGAATTCCGACGGGATATGTACAtaaatgaaaaatttaaaaaaaagttctatCCTTTATCGCAATTTTACGTTGAATCTGATGTTAAGCTCTTGCCTCCTAAATAATGATACTTCTCTTGCTATATCGAGATTTAGATTTGAATATATAATTAATTATATGGTATAATAAGTATGTACAATATAGAGATACGTAAACCTGTCTACCCAACAAACGCAAAACTGTTTTTAAAAACGTTACAGACATGTTCTGGTTTTGGTCTAAATGTTGAACATTTAAAATTAGGGGTATTAGGTGGGTATGTGAAGGTCTTGCAAgcaaacgttttatatgaaaaacagtacatcaacatttttaaaatgtcaaaattttattgaaaatatttttgggaaaattaGCAACACTTTTTATTAGAATGCTTTGCAGCAGGTTTTCACAAATTATATGAAAAAAAGTTATTaaaaccctttatataccctctatataaccGGAACCCGACAATTAATCGTTTTcggtaataattataattatgtttatCGTTTGGTGGCTATACACTTATATTTAGGTATGTGCTCtctaattttacaatttttaatttttttgaatagaaTCCCTTCTTGTTTATTTCTGATCACGCACTGATTATCGTTTTGATGAGGTATTTTTCATTTTGATACATTATCAGCACTTTGAATCGACAATCTTATCATCATGAATCATGTCCGTTTTATTTTCACAAGTAGGGCCTAACTATTGAAATGGaaaagatctccaactcattattttgacaagattatccatttcaattttaaaatgttctgTTAAATCCTGCTCGGagaagacaaactattcaaatttaattttttggtcatttttgatcaTAACCTTTTAATTTCTTACAGGaacttattcatttttttttaaatgacaaggcaatatatcaaatttgatgagtttcttgtcatttttatGAGAAAATCCGATTCATTTTAAAGAGAAATCTGttaattttgaagagaaatctgttatgtcccCATCGCGAATAGTCATACTTGTCAAATGTGAAAAGATTCTATTCATTCGTGAGGAGTTAATTATAAGAGTTGATCATTCTTTTTATAGTCTACATACAATGTTTCCCTAAATTGTAAAAATTAAGTTGTAATAAACACAAGTAGATTGGTTGCTAGAAAACGATCCAAGTGTTGtgtttaaagggtataaaacgttaagATTCAAAAACATTTAGTGGTGAGGCTTTGTATTACGTTATAAAAACATTATTCTAAAGGTTAACATGGTTAGTAgatttagattttcacaatgatATTATGTATTAAATAAACGTACTGCTAATATCAAATTAAAACAACAGGCTTTGCCTGCAGCACACTAaattactaatattaataatacatgtaggctaCATTTTATTTCGAGTTATCTTCGATTTTTGTAGAATTATGTACCATAATCGACTTAATTGGTGCCCGGGCACTTAAGTCAGCCGTGTTTGGGGCGTGCATGATGAAATGAAACTTAATAGgggaattcaaaattcaaaatcatacGGGGGGTAGACAGGTGACACTCAAACTATTCTGTGGGGGCGCTTAGAGGAGGAGAGGGGCGCCAATAGGTCGAATATGGTTTTGTGTATTGTTCAATATGTACATTAATTATAGTATAAATGTATGAAAGATATATGCAATGTTAACATGGATGTTTTGTTATAACACAttgatgtaataataattatgttatatgagAAATAGAAGTGTTCCTGAAGACTTGAGTTCTTATTTCACTGCCATGACTGCAGTTGCAGTTAGAAGTTGATCATTCAGCActgacaaaatgtaggcctacagttatatatatatatatatatatataaactgagctcaaaaagaagcttataatttttcacaaggtcatatcttgaaatcctgtccatcaaattgaaccaaaatcacacacagatttactgcaatactctactcttaacacatgtcagtaaccaagcagttatccaactgacacaacagcaaaatgcactgacatgggacagcttcctggaccacattcacagcccagccctgtttcatgaaaaaagtgtaagaaaagcagaaagcagcaccgttttatcatc includes the following:
- the LOC140156042 gene encoding uncharacterized protein, producing the protein METAATDDESLFHVVATLFIIYAVAHIGAHIAPAQPVNESMNRGRGERVNDGNHGNYNILSATADDILRVKRAKVLILGAGAAGLWAAQCFLKNGFDDFLVLEGATHPGGRVHDIEFAGVRVETGANWVHPVCQQLLNIVKNIGLKTHVTNTDSMVAKESHEKTIPTEQLKGRVGTLTNVMDKALEYGAKLIDESRPDISQRKALTMKGWNPDNNLDKALEWFMCDFEWHDPPETTSLKSTVSLDNTDGWFVLDQRGFKSIFSEIINYLTKSCRLILNKRVHTIDQSNGKEVYVTCADGSIYCADYVLSTFSLGVLQHKLVDFLPSLPEWKTNVVEANQMGMFTKVFVKFPQKFWGNEEWILHVSDRRGYFPCFLNLEAKGLLPTGTNVLVGFLVGDEAQRVEQQSLDETKSEIWSVMKKLYSTADEILQPTEVYVTNWSKNQLQMGAFSVRPVDLTSEMMKQLQASVGRVHFGGEATDDLYSGYVVGGMRSGEREFNKIMQRMENKHRLTPKRPPAELIRYN